One window of the Trachemys scripta elegans isolate TJP31775 chromosome 13, CAS_Tse_1.0, whole genome shotgun sequence genome contains the following:
- the LOC117886779 gene encoding C-factor-like has translation MAGFNVRSVLVTGANRGIGLGLVKQLLGKSNPPEWVFATCRDPEGERVQELKTLASRHPNLAIIALEATNPASIKAAAARVEEHLKGSGLNLLINNAAIVRLSTLESETPEDMSLVYATNVTGPLLVSQAFLPLLKKAAQGSPQPGLSCSKAAIVNMSSEGGSITNLFAWQLGQVVSYRCSKAALNMLTKCQSLGYGGDGILSIAVHPGWVQTDMGSSPSQQAPLTVDMSVQGILNVLPTLSKKDNGAFVNWEGKVLPW, from the exons ATGGCTGGCTTTAATGTCCGCAGCGTTCTGGTGACTGGGGCCAATCGGGGAATCGGCCTGGGCCTTGTCAAGCAGTTGCTGGGGAAATCAAACCCACCGGAGTGGGTCTTTGCGACCTGCCGGGACCCGGAGGGAGAGCGAGTGCAG GAATTAAAGACCTTGGCATCCAGGCATCCAAACCTGGCGATCATTGCGCTAG AAGCTACCAACCCAGCCAGCATCAAGGCGGCAGCAGCCAGAGTTGAGGAGCATCTGAAAGGCTCGGGGCTGAATCTGTTGATAAACAACGCTGCGATAGTGAGACTGAGCACATTAGAGTCTGAGACACCGGAGGACATGTCCCTGGTGTACGCAACCAACGTGACTGGGCCCCTGCTGGTGAGCCAG GCGTTCCTGCCCTTGCTGAAGAAGGCTGCCCAGGGAAGCCCCCAACCGGGGCTGAGCTGCAGCAAGGCGGCCATTGTCAACATGTCCAGTGAGGGCGGCTCCATCACGAATCTCTTTGCCTGGCAGTTGGGGCAAGTCGTCTCTTATCGGTGCAGCAAG GCTGCTCTGAACATGCTCACCAAGTGCCAATCCTTGGGGTATGGAGGAGACGGGATCCTGAGCATCGCTGTCCATCCTGGCTGGGTGCAGACTGACATGGGGAGCTCACCCTCCCAGCAG GCTCCACTGACGGTGGACATGAGTGTCCAAGGGATCCTGAACGTGCTTCCAACACTCTCCAAGAAGGACAACGGGGCCTTTGTGAACTGGGAAGGGAAAGTTCTTCCCTGGTGA